The following DNA comes from Anaerostipes rhamnosivorans.
AAAAGAAAAAAGCGACTCCGCAAACACGTTTCATACATACACACCTATTTAAGCTTATTAACTAGTATATGCAAACAAACGGAAAGTATTGAATAAAAATGCCCTGTATTATAGATTTCTGATAATACAGGGCATTTCCCAATAGGGAGGTTATCATTCGTTTTCCAAGTCTTCCACAATGTCTTCTAGTGTCTCTTCTTTTTTTGTAAATTTGTCGATCACATCCGGAACCATATCAAGCAGCTTGGTAATGGTCTCCTGGTTTTTCACATTGACAAGCTTTGTCTGTCCATCACGGATCACAAGGACGGCGCTGGGAGTCATCTTTCCCCCGATGCCGCCGTATCCGCGGGCTTTCCGGTCTGCTCGGTAATCCCCGGCTCCCATGCCGAAGGATACGTCCACCAGCGGCAGGATGATCGTGTCTTTCACATAAATCGGATCTCCGACTACCGTTTTTGAGGTCATAAATCCCTCAATGCCCTGGAATAACGAGTCCACGGTCTCATTAAACTTTTCTTTGCTCATTAAACTAACCTCCTATTGTTCTTAAGATACGCTCCTTCTGTCTCCAAAGCTCTTTATCCCGATAGATATCCCAGGCAAGCTTCAGAAAATAAAACGCATAAATCCGTCCCGAAACAGTCAGGTCGGCTTCAAATCTTGCTTCTTCAAAATCCGGTTCCACATACAGACTTCCTCTGAACAGCGGCATCAAAACGCTCACAGCGGCAAGTGCCTGCCCTGTCGCGGCGGGGTCCTCAAACCCAAAGGTGATCTCTCCCGAGAGCTTCTTAGGAAGAAAATGTCTGATCCCCTTCTTGCTGTATCCAAACAGACGCCTGACTGCACTGATCAATTCCTCATCTTCCAGCAGTTCCTTAAAAGAACCAGCCCTGTTTAAAATGTATTTT
Coding sequences within:
- a CDS encoding GerW family sporulation protein, producing MSKEKFNETVDSLFQGIEGFMTSKTVVGDPIYVKDTIILPLVDVSFGMGAGDYRADRKARGYGGIGGKMTPSAVLVIRDGQTKLVNVKNQETITKLLDMVPDVIDKFTKKEETLEDIVEDLENE